GTGGGCCGGTCCCCTGGACCGGGCGGCGCTCGGCGTCGCACTCACCCGGCTGGCCGCCCGGCACGACATCCTGCGCACCCGGTTCGAACTGCGCGGCGAGGAGCCCGTCCAGGTGGTCGGGCCGCCCGGCCCGGTGGATCTCACCCCGGTCGAACTCCCTTCCACGCCGGACGAGTCGGCAGAGGAGCGCGAGCGGCGGTTCACCGCGGCCGCCGCCCCCCACGTCAACGCCCCGTTCGACCTGGCCGCCGGGCCGCCACTGCGGGCACTGCTGATCGAGGACGAGCCCGAACGGGACAAGGCCGTCGTCATCGTCCTGCACCACATCATCTCGGACGGCTGGTCGGCCCGGACGATGTGGCGCGAGCTGCTCGCCCTCTACCGGGAGGAGATCGGCGAGGCCCCGGCCGACCTTCCGGAACTCGCCCTCCAGTTCGGCGACTTCGCCCGCGCCGAGCTGGCCAGGACGGCTGCCGCCGAGCCCGACGAGGCCTTCCGGTACTGGTCCGAGCAGCTCGCCGGTGTCTCCACGCTGCGCCTGCCGGCCGACCACGCCCGCCCGGCCGACGCGGCCCACCCGGCCGGCTTCGTCGACGTCGAGATCGGCCCGGAGCTCACCGCCGCCCTGGACCGGCTCGCGCGCGAGCAGCGCTGCACCCCGTTCATGGTGCTGCTGGCCGTCTACCAGAGCGTGCTGGCCCGCTGGACCGGTCAGGAGCTCTTCGCGGTCGGCACCCCGCTGGCGGGCCGGGGCGAGGTCTCCCACGAGGCCCTGCTCGGCTACTTCACCCGGACCGGCGTCCTGCGCGCGGACCTCACCGGGGAGCCCGACTTCCGGACGGTGCTGCGTCGGGCCAGATCGGCCACCATGGCGGCCCTCGGGAACCAGGACGTCCCCGAGGAGCGGCTCGCCGCCGCACTCGACCTGCCCGCCCCGCCCGGCCACTCCGCGCTCTACCAGACCCTCTTCGTGCACCAGAGCCAGCACGGCCTGGCCGGTGGCGGGCCGGAGCCGGTGCCCGCAGGTGTCCGGCTCGGCTCGATGGACTCCGGCTTCGCCCGGGCGAAGACCGATCTGCTGCTGGACAGTTGGCGTACCGACGTGGGCCTGACCCTGTCGTTCTGCTACGACCTGGACGTCTTCGAGCGCCGTACCGTGGAAGCCCTGGCCGAGCGGTGCCGCTCGCTGCTGGCCAGGGTGGTGGACGACCCCGGGCTCCCGCTGCACGGCGACTGGCTGCTCACCGACGAGGAGCGGTCCGAGTTGCTCGCCCAGGGCGCCGGACCCGTCGCGAAGCCCGCCCGTCCGCTGCTGGAGCGCTTCGCCGCGCAGGTCGCCGCCACTCCCGGCGCGGACGCCCTGGAGTACGGCGGTGAGGTGCTGTCGTACGCCGAACTCGACCGCCGGTCCTCCCTGGTGGCGCAGCAGATCGGCCCCCGGGCGGGCCGGGCGGTGGCGGTACGGATCGAGCCGTCGTTCGAGATGGTCACCGCCCTGCTGGCGATCTGGAAGGCGGGCGGCTGCTATCTGCCGCTGGACCACGCGCACCCGCCGCAGCGCCAGCGGCTGATGGTCGAGGAGGCCGGCGCGAGCCTGCTGCTCACCACCGGTGACGGCCCCGATCTCGGGGTGCCGGTACGGGCCCTCCCCACCGACTGGCCCACCGGCCCGGCCGTCCCGGAGCGCCCGGCCGGCCCGGAGGGCGGGCCCGCCCCGGAACCTCTGCCGGGCAGCGATCCGGCCGGCGTCGCGTACATCCTCTACACCTCCGGATCGACCGGGGTGCCCAAGGGCGTGGTGGTCGAACACGGTGCGCTCGCCGAGCGGGTCGACTGGATGGCCGGTGACGGCTACGGCCTCGGACCGGCCGACCGGGTGGTCCAGTTCGCGTCCATCGGATTCGACACCCATGCCGAGGAGATCTGGCCCGCACTGGTCTCGGGCGCCTGCTGCGTGCTGCTGCCGGGTGGTGGCCGGATGCTCCCGGACCTGCTGCGCTCGCCGCGCGGCGGATCGGTGACGGTGCTCGACCTGCCGACCGCCTACTGGCACGAACTCGTCTCGCTCGGCGAGCAGGCACCCTGGCCGGCCGCCCTGCGGCTGGTGATCCTCGGCGGTTCCGAGGCCTCGGCGAGCGCCGTCGCGCAGTGGCGCGAGCGGCACGGCGACCGGGTCCGGCTGGTCAACACCTACGGCCCGACCGAGGCCACCGTCATCGTCACCAGCACCGACCTCGGCGCCGCCGACACCCGGCGCCGGCCGCCGCTCGGTACCCCGCTGCCGGGCGTGCGCTGCTACGTGCTGGACCACCGCGGGTCCCTGCTCCCGGCCGGCTCGGAGGGCGAGCTCCACCTCGGTGGCACCGGGCTGGCCCGGGGCTACCTCGGCCGTCCCGAGCTCACCGCGGCGAGCTTCCCGCCCGATCCGTTCGCGGGGCCCGGCCACCGGATGTACCGGACGGGCGACCGCGTCCGGCGCCGTTCGGACGGCCTGCTGGAGTTCCTCGGCAGGGCGGACGAGCAGGTGAAGATCCGCGGGTTCCGGATCGAGCCCGCCGAGATCGAGAACGCGCTGACCGGCCACCCGGCGGTGGCCCGGGCCGCGGTGGTGGTCCGCGACGGCCGCCGACTGGTCGGCTACGTCGTGCCACGGCAGGGCGCGGCCCCGGCGACGGCCGCACTGCGCGAGCACCTGGCCGCGCGGCTCCCGGCGTACATGGTGCCCGACGCGCTGGTGCTGGTGGACGCGCTTCCGTTGACCGCCAACGGCAAGCCCGACCTGGCGGCGCTGCCGGAGCCGGACGGGGACGCCGGGGCCGGGCGCGAGTACCTGGCGCCGCGGACCGACGCCGAGGCCCTGGTGGTCGAGCTGTGGCAGGAGGTGCTGGGCGTCCCCCGGGTCGGCGCGCTCGACGACTTCTTCGAGCTCGGCGGCGACTCGCTGCTGGTGACCAGGGTGGCCGCCCGGATCCGGGCCGGTGTCGGCCTGGACGTCCCGATCCGCGCGGTCTTCGAGAGCGCGACCCCGGCGGCGCTGGCGGCCCGGATCGAGGCGCTGCTGATCGCCGAGATCGACGCCCTCTCCGAGGAGGAGGCGGCGGGCCGGCTGGCCTGACACGGCCGAGCGGCGGGGCCCCGACCGGCTGGTCGGGGCCCCGCCGCTTCCGTGCCCCCGCCGCTCGGTCGTGCCCCCGCCGTTTCCGCGTCCCCGGAGCGGCGGCCGCCGTCCGGCCGCCGCCGCCGCTCCGCGTGGTCGCCCGGGGCCGGTCACCCGGGCCGCGCCTGCGGACGGACGGACGGGCGACGACTCCCGGCCGGTCAGCGCACCGCCGCCGCCAGGGTGGCGGTGAACGCCTCGGCCAGGGCCGCGATCGACTCCGGTGTGAAGGCGTGGGTGTTGTACTGGAGCCAGCAGCGCAGGCTGCCGTCCGGCTGCTCGGAGGCCGTGAGCTCCGGTACGTGCAGGTCACCGCCGGGCTGTGGCCAGGGCACGCTGCTGCCGCGCGGCAGCTCCCAGTCGGTGCAGCGGAGTCCGGGGAGCTGCGCGGGCGCGTTCCACGCCTCGTACCGCAGCCAGGCGGCGAACGGCACCCGCGGGCTGAACTCGGCGAAGGGGTACAGCTGGTGGTCGAGGGCGGCGGTCGCGGCGGTCCGCACGCGGTCCAGCAGCTCCGCGTGGCCGGGGGAGCCGGTGGCGTCCACCCTGAGCAGCAGCGACTGGACGAAGCAGCCGATCGCGCGCTCGGCCTCCGGCTTCGGGCGGCCCGGGACGGGCGTCATCAGGACGAGGTCGCTCTGCCCGCTGTGCTCCGCCAGCAGCGCGCTCCAGGCGGCGGCCACGGCGAGGAACGGGGTCGCGCCCAGGTCGGTCGCGCGCTCGCGCAGGGCTGCGGCCAGGCCGGCCGGGACGGTCAGCTCGTGGGCGCCGGTCAGGACCGTCTCGACCGCCCGCCGGCCGGGGAAGGGATCGACCGCCGCGGGTGCTCCGGCCAGTGTCCGCTCGAAGTGGGCCCGGGAGGCGGGCCAGTGGGCGTTGGACCACTCGACCAGTTCGCGGTAGCCGGGGCCGGGCCGGGGGGCCGGCACCGGGCGCCCGCGGCGCAGTGCGGAGTAGGCCACGCCCAGCTCCTGCAGCAGGACCCCGAGTGACCAGCCGTCACTCACCAGGTGGTGCACCCCCAGCTGCACCACGTGGTCGGCCGGGCCCCGGGTGACCACCAGCAGGCGGGTCATCGGGTCCCGCGCGAGGTCCGTGCGGCGGTCCCGTTCGGCGAGCAGCCGGGCGCTGACCCGCTCGTCGTCCTCGCCGGGCGCCTCGACCAGGGTGATGTCGGCGCGTGCCTCGTCGGACAGCACGGCCCGCAGCACGCCCGGGTGCCCGGCCACCGGCTCGAAGGCGGTCCGCAGGGCGGGGTGACGGCGGACCAGCTCCAGCAGCGCCCGCCCGAGCAGCTCGGGGCGGAGCGCGTCGGTGACGTGGAACCGGACGGCGACCTGGCCCGCGTCCCGGCCCGGCGCCTCGGCCATCCAGCGCAGGAAGTTCTCCTGCTGGGAGGTCAGCGGCAGGTCGTGGGGCCGGTCGCGGAGGGCGGTCAGGAACGGGGAGAGCTCGGCGGCCGCCGCAGGCCCGGCCGCCGGGCCACCGCGCCGCCCGGGATCGTCCAGCCAGGCCGCCTGGGAGCGCAGGGAGGGGCGCTCGAACACCAGGGCGGTTCTGGTCGTGACGCCGAATTCCGCTGTGATCGCGGTGGCCAGCTGGACGGCCCGGAAGGAATCCCCGCCCAGGGCGAAGAACTCGTCCTGCACGGCGCCCACCGGGCGCCCGAGCACCCGGCGCCACAGGGCCGCCAGCGTGCGTTCGGTCGGGGTGCCGGGGGCGGTGCCGGCGCTGTCCGGCGCGTCGTCGAAGCGGGCTCGCAGGTGGTGCTTGAGGACTTTGCCGCTGGGATTGCGCGGCAGCGCGTCGGTGACCAGGATCCGGACCGGCAGCTCGGCCCGGCCGAGCCGGGCGGCCAGGAAGATCCGCAGCTCGTCCAGGTCGAGTCCGCCCGCCACCGGGACGACGGCGGCCACCGGCACGCTGCCCATCACCGGGTGCGGCAGGCCGAGCGCCGCCGCGTCGGCGACCCGGGGGTGCCCGTGCAGCACCTCCTCGATCCGCAGCGTGGAGATCTTGAGGGCACCGGCCTTGATGATGTCGCTCTCACGGTCCACCAGGTACAGGTGGCCGTCCCGGTCGAGCCGCCCGAGGTCTCCCATCCGGACCCAGCCGTCCTGGAACACGATGCCGTCCGGCGCCGTCCCGCCGACGTAGCCGCGCGGCGGCCCGGGCTGGCGCAGCCAGATGTCACCCGTACCGCCGGGGGGCACGGGCCGGCCGTCCGGATCGAGGATCCGCAGGCT
The sequence above is drawn from the Kitasatospora sp. NBC_00315 genome and encodes:
- a CDS encoding amino acid adenylation domain-containing protein, translating into MTGPDPTSGPAGVHPLTAGQRRLWFLLQLNPDDAGFNMYLAHRWAGPLDRAALGVALTRLAARHDILRTRFELRGEEPVQVVGPPGPVDLTPVELPSTPDESAEERERRFTAAAAPHVNAPFDLAAGPPLRALLIEDEPERDKAVVIVLHHIISDGWSARTMWRELLALYREEIGEAPADLPELALQFGDFARAELARTAAAEPDEAFRYWSEQLAGVSTLRLPADHARPADAAHPAGFVDVEIGPELTAALDRLAREQRCTPFMVLLAVYQSVLARWTGQELFAVGTPLAGRGEVSHEALLGYFTRTGVLRADLTGEPDFRTVLRRARSATMAALGNQDVPEERLAAALDLPAPPGHSALYQTLFVHQSQHGLAGGGPEPVPAGVRLGSMDSGFARAKTDLLLDSWRTDVGLTLSFCYDLDVFERRTVEALAERCRSLLARVVDDPGLPLHGDWLLTDEERSELLAQGAGPVAKPARPLLERFAAQVAATPGADALEYGGEVLSYAELDRRSSLVAQQIGPRAGRAVAVRIEPSFEMVTALLAIWKAGGCYLPLDHAHPPQRQRLMVEEAGASLLLTTGDGPDLGVPVRALPTDWPTGPAVPERPAGPEGGPAPEPLPGSDPAGVAYILYTSGSTGVPKGVVVEHGALAERVDWMAGDGYGLGPADRVVQFASIGFDTHAEEIWPALVSGACCVLLPGGGRMLPDLLRSPRGGSVTVLDLPTAYWHELVSLGEQAPWPAALRLVILGGSEASASAVAQWRERHGDRVRLVNTYGPTEATVIVTSTDLGAADTRRRPPLGTPLPGVRCYVLDHRGSLLPAGSEGELHLGGTGLARGYLGRPELTAASFPPDPFAGPGHRMYRTGDRVRRRSDGLLEFLGRADEQVKIRGFRIEPAEIENALTGHPAVARAAVVVRDGRRLVGYVVPRQGAAPATAALREHLAARLPAYMVPDALVLVDALPLTANGKPDLAALPEPDGDAGAGREYLAPRTDAEALVVELWQEVLGVPRVGALDDFFELGGDSLLVTRVAARIRAGVGLDVPIRAVFESATPAALAARIEALLIAEIDALSEEEAAGRLA
- a CDS encoding AMP-binding protein, which produces MPAEPRPRRRRPVTAPGVAISPAPAPLTLPDLLDHRALVHPERVALLVTGGGSVTYGQWRQDAVRAAHALARAGVRPGDRVALLFANREWERYAVAFMAVQYAGGVALAVREDLSATDAAALLTLAGARTAVRGAARPPAAGTVDLRLEELTAATGPCPAEPPHRPAPEDPAQIVGTSGTTGAPKGVLAAHASLTAGLALNPRPRPYAHSRYALHAFPIGTNAAQVVLVNALTGHPTTVCLPLFDAEEFGRTVEELGVGTVFLVPSMAVELVNSAVAGRRDLSGVLLVSCTAAALPGPVAAALAKVLPRAAITNTYTSAEASPAQITAVVDADRPGSVGCPADPTSLRILDPDGRPVPPGGTGDIWLRQPGPPRGYVGGTAPDGIVFQDGWVRMGDLGRLDRDGHLYLVDRESDIIKAGALKISTLRIEEVLHGHPRVADAAALGLPHPVMGSVPVAAVVPVAGGLDLDELRIFLAARLGRAELPVRILVTDALPRNPSGKVLKHHLRARFDDAPDSAGTAPGTPTERTLAALWRRVLGRPVGAVQDEFFALGGDSFRAVQLATAITAEFGVTTRTALVFERPSLRSQAAWLDDPGRRGGPAAGPAAAAELSPFLTALRDRPHDLPLTSQQENFLRWMAEAPGRDAGQVAVRFHVTDALRPELLGRALLELVRRHPALRTAFEPVAGHPGVLRAVLSDEARADITLVEAPGEDDERVSARLLAERDRRTDLARDPMTRLLVVTRGPADHVVQLGVHHLVSDGWSLGVLLQELGVAYSALRRGRPVPAPRPGPGYRELVEWSNAHWPASRAHFERTLAGAPAAVDPFPGRRAVETVLTGAHELTVPAGLAAALRERATDLGATPFLAVAAAWSALLAEHSGQSDLVLMTPVPGRPKPEAERAIGCFVQSLLLRVDATGSPGHAELLDRVRTAATAALDHQLYPFAEFSPRVPFAAWLRYEAWNAPAQLPGLRCTDWELPRGSSVPWPQPGGDLHVPELTASEQPDGSLRCWLQYNTHAFTPESIAALAEAFTATLAAAVR